Proteins encoded together in one Diabrotica undecimpunctata isolate CICGRU chromosome 3, icDiaUnde3, whole genome shotgun sequence window:
- the LOC140437623 gene encoding prostatic acid phosphatase-like, with the protein MSLPINSIALLCILFTVIENDAASDSSELVALVQIFRHGERSPITFYSTDPYANASYWEDLGGELTNRGKRQHEALGQYTRKLYSDFLPTRYDPSVLYATTTDVHRTHMSGQCNLYGMFPAVGNNVWKENLNWQPIPLHQADPHVFNGNPFDCPNYELLFADLWQQEEYAALLNKYQSVFEYLTEHTGDNVTDFMSALTVHDCLLIEDGVGYKLPEWASKVYPEPLATMAGIGYKSLTDSLELQQFYSGPLLNEIVEYLDAKVSNPLALEKYRIYSGHDSNIAALLNTFIDFGVPYSPAFASTIYIELRRNIFFDDFYVNVYSKNNDDIKKITVRDCALDCPFNSFKKELQPVVLDVDTFKEKCTVSKPNIVINEQHQKIIDSYRKVKKLFT; encoded by the exons ATGTCGTTGCCAATAAATAGTATTGCTCTGCTGTGTATACTATTCACAGTTATTGAAAATGATGCAGCTAGTGATTCTAGTGAACTAGTAGCTCTTGTACAG ATCTTTAGGCATGGAGAGAGATCACCTATTACATTTTACTCAACTGATCCGTATGCAAATGCTTCCTACTGGGAAGATCTTGGCGGTGAGCTAACTAAC CGAGGAAAGCGTCAACACGAAGCTCTTGGTCAATATACACGAAAATTATATTCAGATTTTCTTCCTACAAGATACGATCCCAGTGTATTATACGCTACTACAACCGACGTACACAGGACCCATATGTCGGGCCAATGCAATCTTTATGGTATGTTTCCAGCAGTAGGTAACAACGTCTGGAAAGAAAACCTTAACTGGCAGCCGATTCCGCTTCATCAAGCAGATCCACATGTATTTAATGGAAATCCATTTGACTGTCCAAACTATGAACTACTGTTTGCTGACTTATGGCAACAAGAAGAATATGCAgcccttttaaataaatatcaaagCGTTTTTGAATATTTAACTGAACATACTGGCGATAATGTAACAGATTTTATGAGCGCTCTTACAGTTCATGATTGCTTGCTGATCGAAGATGGTGTTGGTTATAAACTGCCTGAATGGGCTAGTAAGGTCTATCCTGAACCCTTAGCAACAATGGCAGGGATTGGCTATAAGTCTTTAACTGATTCACTTGAACTACAGCAATTTT atTCTGGACCACTTCTTAATGAGATCGTAGAATATCTTGATGCTAAGGTCTCAAACCCACTGGCTCtagaaaaatatcgaatatacagTGGACATGATTCCAACATTGCAGCACTCCTAAATACCTTCATTGATTTTGGTGTACCCTACTCTCCAGCTTTTGCAAGTACAATTTATATTGAATTACGACGAAATATCTTTTTCGACGACTTCTATGTCAATGTGTATAGCAAAAATAACGATGATATTAAGAAAATAACAGTACGGGACTGTGCTCTTGATTGTCCTTTTAACTCATTTAAGAAAGAATTACAACCAGTTGTACTAGATGTCGATACTTTTAAAGAAAAGTGCACAGTCTCTAAACCAAACATTGTAATAAATGAGCAGCATCAAAAAATTATTGATAGCTATAGAAAAGTTAAAAAGCTATTTACTTAG